From candidate division KSB1 bacterium, the proteins below share one genomic window:
- a CDS encoding response regulator produces the protein MPTPAYGHWWIALIGTAIVAVLTLGLLSTLLIANRRLREERDFGDSILQEAPAAIAVLDLRGRILRVNDQLCELVGREPDSMEGRSFQEVPVLRDVLAGHSAGAAEALASSAEFEHQVLDAQGRIREFGWSVRTLPSTKGPPRWTVILGVDLTEIKRLQRYVYEAQKLEAVGRLAGGIAHDFNNMLTAILAQCYALNKLLPPEHETARRAVRAIDSTTEKAARLTKQLLAFSRQQVLEARPVRLDQLIEEMGGLIRRLVGESVEVELELDGGTGYIEADPTQIERVLMNLILNARDAMPRGGKLRIATCHLSEEQTRHRYPIDTPRHMVLLTVEDTGTGMDQATLARIFEPFFTTKPPGEGTGLGLSTVYGIVQQLGGYIFVESQVGRGTRFDILFPQANAVANEGVEKRDEDGSPRLRGRVLLVEDDPDVRAMAAEALRETGLAVEVAADGQEALRKSRLSNERIDLLITDVVMPRMSGRELVERMLLYHPHLKILYISGHAEETIRRHGLIEKSAELLAKPFTPGQLQRTVARVMGKVAPA, from the coding sequence GTGCCTACGCCGGCCTATGGTCACTGGTGGATCGCCCTGATCGGCACAGCCATCGTCGCTGTTCTGACCCTCGGCTTGCTTTCCACCCTGCTGATCGCCAACCGCCGACTCCGCGAAGAACGTGATTTTGGCGACTCCATTTTGCAGGAGGCCCCGGCGGCGATCGCGGTGCTCGACTTGCGCGGCCGGATCTTGCGCGTCAATGATCAGCTGTGCGAGCTTGTAGGGCGTGAGCCGGATTCCATGGAAGGGCGATCCTTCCAGGAGGTCCCGGTGCTGCGCGATGTACTCGCAGGCCATTCGGCCGGGGCTGCGGAGGCCCTAGCTTCGAGCGCCGAGTTCGAACATCAGGTCCTCGACGCCCAGGGCAGAATTCGAGAGTTTGGCTGGTCGGTGAGAACGCTGCCGAGCACCAAGGGCCCGCCACGCTGGACGGTGATTCTGGGGGTCGACCTTACCGAAATCAAACGGCTCCAGCGTTACGTGTACGAGGCCCAGAAATTGGAAGCCGTGGGGAGACTGGCCGGCGGGATCGCGCACGACTTCAACAACATGCTGACCGCCATCCTCGCCCAATGTTACGCCCTCAACAAGCTCCTCCCCCCTGAGCATGAGACGGCGCGGCGCGCCGTACGTGCCATCGATAGCACAACCGAAAAGGCAGCGCGCCTCACCAAACAGCTCCTGGCCTTCAGCAGACAACAGGTACTCGAAGCCCGTCCGGTGCGACTGGACCAGTTGATCGAGGAGATGGGCGGGCTGATCCGCCGGCTTGTCGGAGAGTCGGTCGAAGTGGAGCTCGAGCTGGACGGCGGCACGGGGTACATCGAGGCTGATCCGACGCAGATTGAGCGCGTCCTGATGAACCTGATCCTCAATGCGCGCGACGCTATGCCGCGCGGCGGCAAGCTGCGCATCGCCACCTGCCACCTCTCGGAGGAACAAACGCGCCACCGTTACCCCATCGACACCCCCCGCCACATGGTCCTCCTCACGGTCGAGGACACAGGCACCGGCATGGACCAGGCCACCCTGGCCCGCATTTTCGAGCCCTTCTTCACCACCAAACCCCCGGGCGAAGGAACGGGGCTCGGACTATCGACGGTCTACGGCATCGTGCAACAGCTGGGAGGGTACATCTTCGTGGAAAGCCAGGTCGGCCGCGGAACCCGCTTCGACATCCTGTTTCCCCAGGCCAATGCCGTTGCCAACGAAGGTGTGGAGAAACGGGACGAAGACGGCTCTCCGCGCTTGCGTGGGCGCGTTCTCCTCGTCGAAGATGACCCGGATGTGCGCGCCATGGCCGCCGAGGCCCTGCGCGAGACCGGCTTAGCGGTGGAGGTAGCCGCGGACGGACAGGAAGCGCTCCGGAAGAGTCGGCTGAGCAACGAGCGAATCGACCTGCTCATCACCGACGTCGTCATGCCCCGAATGAGCGGCAGGGAACTTGTTGAGCGGATGCTCCTTTACCATCCCCATCTCAAGATCCTCTACATTTCTGGGCACGCAGAGGAGACCATCCGGCGTCACGGCCTCATCGAGAAAAGCGCCGAACTCCTGGCCAAGCCCTTTACCCCGGGACAATTGCAGCGCACGGTGGCCCGCGTGATGGGGAAGGTCGCTCCGGCATGA
- a CDS encoding response regulator, which translates to MPEAKDHGSPKSHVVLVVEDEAGVRVPLVELLRDQGFLVYSAADAVAALEVIAGAKRPVELVVVDLNLPRSSGHRLIRTLLDQNPLLRIIAVSGQPPTGEGWALPDGVVYLEKPFHPEELLEAVRHLLYGAQAPWP; encoded by the coding sequence ATGCCAGAAGCCAAGGACCACGGTTCCCCCAAGAGCCACGTCGTCCTCGTGGTGGAGGACGAGGCGGGTGTGAGAGTCCCGCTTGTGGAATTGCTGCGAGATCAGGGCTTCCTCGTCTACAGTGCAGCTGATGCCGTCGCAGCGCTGGAGGTGATCGCCGGGGCCAAGCGACCTGTGGAGCTCGTGGTTGTCGACCTGAACCTGCCCCGGTCCTCGGGCCACAGGCTTATTCGTACGCTCCTCGATCAAAACCCGCTCCTGCGCATTATCGCCGTCTCCGGTCAGCCGCCCACCGGCGAGGGCTGGGCGCTTCCGGACGGCGTCGTGTACCTGGAAAAACCCTTCCATCCCGAGGAGCTTCTGGAGGCGGTCAGACACCTCCTTTACGGGGCCCAAGCACCATGGCCGTAG